The following are encoded together in the Sphingomonas insulae genome:
- the pdxH gene encoding pyridoxamine 5'-phosphate oxidase — protein sequence MADDPFALFDAWYAEARDSEPNDPNAMALATVDASGQPSVRMVLLKGHGPDGFVFYTNREGRKAADLAAVPKAALLFHWKSLRRQVRIEGPVTLATDAESDAYFASRGRDSQLGAWASDQSRPLDSRETFAARFDAMTRRFEGGDVPRPPHWGGYRVTPQTIEFWQDRAHRLHERRLFTRAGDGWREGLLFP from the coding sequence ATGGCCGACGATCCCTTCGCGCTGTTCGATGCCTGGTATGCCGAGGCACGGGACAGCGAGCCCAACGACCCCAATGCGATGGCTCTCGCCACCGTCGATGCATCCGGCCAGCCGTCGGTGCGGATGGTGCTGCTGAAGGGGCACGGCCCCGACGGCTTCGTTTTCTACACCAACCGCGAGGGGCGCAAGGCCGCCGACCTCGCCGCGGTGCCGAAGGCGGCGTTGCTGTTCCACTGGAAGTCGCTGCGCCGCCAGGTGCGGATCGAGGGGCCGGTGACGCTCGCCACCGACGCCGAATCCGACGCCTATTTCGCCAGCCGCGGCCGCGATTCGCAACTCGGCGCCTGGGCGTCCGACCAGTCCCGCCCGCTCGACAGCCGCGAGACGTTCGCGGCACGCTTTGACGCGATGACGCGGCGGTTCGAGGGCGGCGACGTGCCGCGCCCGCCGCATTGGGGCGGCTATCGCGTCACTCCGCAGACGATCGAATTCTGGCAGGACCGCGCGCACCGCCTGCACGAACGCCGCCTGTTCACCCGTGCCGGCGACGGCTGGCGCGAAGGATTGCTGTTCCCATGA
- a CDS encoding DnaJ C-terminal domain-containing protein, whose translation MADPYQTLGVARGASEADIKKAYRKLAKELHPDRNKDNPKASEKFSQVTNAYDLLNDKDKRARFDRGEIDGDGNPASPFGYGGGARPGAGGRAGGPGGGFSSAGYEFGGGDADMSDIFEGLFGGQSRGGGFASGFGRRPQPKGANVTYRLQVPFVDAAMLHPQRVTLGDGKTIDLKLPAGVETGTQMKLGGKGEQGPGGAGDAIVSIDVQGHRVFTRDGDDVRLDLPITLTEAVAGGAVRVPTVDKAVMLTVPKGTTSGKTLRLKGKGFHKKDGGRGDQLVTLIIDIPADDAALQQFVASWTDGRNPRAAMGV comes from the coding sequence ATGGCCGATCCATATCAGACCTTGGGCGTTGCCCGCGGCGCGTCCGAGGCGGACATCAAGAAGGCGTATCGCAAGCTCGCCAAGGAGCTGCATCCCGACCGCAACAAGGACAATCCCAAGGCGTCGGAGAAGTTCAGCCAGGTCACCAACGCCTATGACCTGCTGAACGACAAGGACAAGCGCGCCCGTTTCGACCGCGGCGAGATCGATGGCGATGGCAACCCCGCCTCGCCGTTCGGCTATGGCGGCGGCGCGCGGCCGGGTGCCGGCGGACGCGCCGGCGGGCCGGGCGGCGGCTTCAGCAGCGCCGGCTACGAATTCGGCGGCGGCGATGCCGACATGAGCGACATCTTCGAGGGGTTGTTCGGCGGCCAGAGCCGCGGCGGCGGCTTCGCCAGCGGCTTTGGCCGACGTCCGCAGCCCAAGGGCGCCAACGTCACCTATCGGTTGCAGGTGCCGTTCGTCGATGCCGCCATGCTCCATCCCCAGCGGGTGACGCTGGGCGATGGCAAGACGATCGACCTCAAGCTGCCCGCCGGCGTCGAGACCGGCACCCAGATGAAGCTGGGCGGCAAGGGCGAGCAGGGTCCCGGCGGCGCCGGCGACGCGATCGTGTCGATCGATGTGCAGGGCCACCGCGTCTTCACCCGCGACGGCGACGACGTGCGCCTCGACCTGCCGATCACGTTGACCGAGGCGGTGGCGGGCGGCGCGGTGCGCGTACCGACCGTCGACAAGGCGGTGATGCTCACCGTCCCCAAGGGCACGACATCGGGCAAGACGTTGCGATTGAAGGGCAAGGGCTTTCACAAGAAGGATGGCGGCCGCGGCGATCAGCTGGTGACGCTGATCATCGACATCCCCGCGGATGATGCAGCATTGCAACAGTTCGTGGCAAGCTGGACCGACGGGCGGAACCCGCGGGCGGCGATGGGCGTCTGA
- a CDS encoding YihY/virulence factor BrkB family protein has protein sequence MTDTTALTPEDRAHLRHGARHTLARLKPGPAVLEVTKRAALGVFNDGFIHAGNLAYLALMTVFPFFITAAAVLSLLGQSEETQRAVASFLHVLPPNVADILRKPIADVLVARTGSLLWLGGLVGLWTVGSFVETIRDIFHRAYGIKATAPFWRSRLSSSGVIILSVIIALMSFLVQGILTAAEQFIYRLLPFAEGVAGWVGLSRVIPGLVMFGALYLLFYSVTPAKYRYTKCAKWPGALFTAGWWISMTALLPIVLAQLGGYDLTYGSLAGVVVMLLFFYLIGLGMVFGAHLNAALAEPPEPALQGTATTMEAKTA, from the coding sequence GTGACCGATACCACCGCCCTGACGCCCGAAGACCGTGCGCACCTGCGCCATGGTGCCCGCCACACATTGGCCCGGCTGAAGCCGGGGCCCGCGGTGCTGGAAGTCACCAAGCGCGCGGCGCTCGGCGTGTTCAACGATGGCTTCATCCATGCCGGCAATCTCGCCTATCTGGCGCTGATGACGGTGTTTCCGTTCTTCATCACCGCCGCGGCGGTGCTGTCGCTGCTCGGGCAGAGCGAGGAGACGCAACGCGCCGTCGCCTCGTTCCTGCACGTGCTGCCGCCCAACGTCGCCGACATCCTGCGCAAGCCGATCGCCGACGTGCTCGTCGCGCGCACCGGATCGCTGCTGTGGCTTGGCGGTCTCGTCGGCCTGTGGACGGTCGGCAGCTTCGTCGAAACGATCCGCGACATCTTCCACCGCGCCTATGGGATCAAGGCGACCGCGCCGTTCTGGCGATCGCGCCTGTCGTCATCCGGCGTCATCATCCTGTCGGTCATCATCGCGCTGATGAGCTTCCTGGTGCAGGGCATCCTCACCGCCGCGGAACAGTTCATCTATCGCCTGCTGCCGTTCGCAGAGGGCGTGGCGGGCTGGGTCGGGCTGTCGCGAGTCATTCCCGGGCTGGTGATGTTCGGCGCGCTGTACCTGCTGTTCTATTCGGTGACGCCGGCGAAATATCGCTACACCAAGTGCGCGAAATGGCCGGGCGCGCTGTTCACGGCCGGCTGGTGGATCAGCATGACGGCGCTGCTGCCGATCGTGCTGGCGCAGCTCGGCGGCTACGACCTGACCTACGGCAGCCTTGCCGGCGTCGTCGTCATGCTGTTGTTCTTCTATCTGATCGGGCTGGGAATGGTGTTCGGCGCGCATCTGAACGCGGCACTGGCGGAACCGCCCGAACCGGCGCTACAGGGAACCGCGACGACTATGGAGGCGAAGACGGCGTGA
- a CDS encoding cation diffusion facilitator family transporter, with translation MTRDEQRRFLPLATRAALASVAMACFLLALKSFAAWQTGSVAMLGSLADTALDLLASLVTLYGVRLAATPADHDHRFGHGKAEALAALFQVALITASAGGIAWRAITALGEDGPTADAGFGIGVSIVAIVATVVLLWYQRRIIRQTGSVAIMADNVHYQSDVLLNGSVIVALVLDQYLGWHKADPILGIVIALWLAWGAFQASSNAIDQLMDKEWPEDQRAAFLDVAARQPGLKGIHDFRTRRSGSHDFAQFHMEVDRDLTVGAAHDIVESVERNLRQTFPKVEVLIHLDPEGHVDTDNPLVEADVTPHWFGKRL, from the coding sequence ATGACCCGCGACGAACAGCGCCGCTTCCTGCCGCTGGCGACCCGTGCCGCGCTCGCCAGCGTGGCGATGGCGTGCTTCCTGCTGGCGTTGAAGAGCTTCGCGGCATGGCAGACCGGGTCGGTCGCGATGCTGGGCAGCCTCGCCGACACCGCGCTCGACCTGCTCGCCAGCCTCGTGACGCTGTACGGCGTCCGCCTCGCCGCGACGCCGGCCGACCACGACCACCGCTTCGGCCATGGCAAGGCAGAGGCGCTGGCGGCCCTGTTCCAGGTCGCGCTCATCACCGCGTCGGCCGGCGGCATCGCCTGGCGCGCGATCACGGCGCTGGGCGAGGATGGCCCGACCGCGGACGCGGGCTTCGGCATCGGCGTGTCGATCGTCGCGATCGTCGCGACCGTCGTGCTGCTCTGGTATCAGCGGCGCATCATCCGCCAGACCGGGTCGGTCGCGATCATGGCGGACAACGTCCATTACCAGTCCGACGTGCTGCTCAACGGATCGGTCATCGTCGCGCTGGTGCTCGACCAGTATCTCGGCTGGCACAAGGCGGACCCGATCCTCGGCATCGTCATCGCGCTGTGGCTGGCGTGGGGCGCGTTCCAGGCATCGTCGAACGCGATCGACCAGCTGATGGACAAAGAATGGCCCGAGGACCAGCGCGCCGCGTTCCTTGATGTCGCCGCGCGCCAGCCGGGGCTGAAGGGCATCCACGATTTCCGCACCCGCCGCTCCGGCAGCCACGATTTCGCACAATTCCACATGGAGGTCGACCGCGACCTGACCGTCGGCGCCGCGCACGACATCGTCGAATCGGTCGAACGCAACCTTCGCCAGACCTTCCCGAAGGTCGAGGTGCTGATCCACCTCGATCCTGAAGGGCATGTCGACACCGACAATCCGCTGGTCGAGGCGGACGTGACGCCGCACTGGTTCGGAAAGAGGCTATGA
- a CDS encoding transglutaminase family protein, giving the protein MLYDIRHITRFDYGGNVKFARCNLRLKPIDWPGQTLEDYALTVEPVGRTMPARAEAGLANVTRLVIDTPVRELTIESRSRMRVDRLVPVPDGSDPTLGEIAALGRASRDLSAASPANYLFPSPLIPLDHAIAAYCAPDLDPDRGSLEAGIALARRIQDEFTFDATATLVDTPPHEAFLQRKGVCQDFAQIMITGLRAAGLPAAYASGYIRTIPPEGQPRLVGADATHAWVLLWCGPARGWVGLDPTNGIWMAGDHIVMAVGRDYAEIAPVDGVVLGSQAQNMAVSVDVAPLD; this is encoded by the coding sequence ATGCTGTACGATATCCGCCACATCACCCGGTTCGATTATGGCGGCAACGTCAAGTTCGCGCGCTGCAACCTGCGCCTGAAGCCGATCGACTGGCCGGGGCAGACGCTGGAGGACTATGCGCTCACCGTCGAGCCGGTCGGCCGTACGATGCCGGCGCGCGCCGAGGCCGGGCTTGCCAACGTCACCCGGCTGGTGATCGATACGCCGGTGCGCGAACTGACGATCGAAAGCCGTTCGCGGATGCGCGTCGACCGGCTGGTGCCGGTGCCGGACGGCAGCGACCCGACACTGGGCGAGATCGCCGCGCTGGGGCGCGCCAGTCGCGACCTGTCGGCGGCGAGCCCGGCCAATTACCTGTTCCCCTCGCCGCTGATCCCCCTCGACCATGCGATCGCTGCCTATTGCGCGCCGGACCTCGATCCCGATCGTGGCAGCCTGGAGGCGGGGATCGCGCTGGCGCGGCGTATCCAGGACGAATTCACCTTCGATGCGACGGCGACGCTGGTCGACACGCCGCCGCACGAGGCGTTCCTGCAACGCAAGGGCGTGTGCCAGGATTTCGCGCAGATCATGATTACCGGCCTGCGTGCGGCCGGCCTGCCGGCGGCCTATGCGAGTGGCTATATCCGCACCATCCCGCCGGAGGGGCAGCCGCGACTGGTCGGCGCCGATGCGACGCACGCCTGGGTCCTGCTGTGGTGCGGGCCGGCGCGGGGCTGGGTCGGCCTCGATCCGACCAACGGCATCTGGATGGCGGGCGACCACATCGTCATGGCGGTGGGCCGCGACTACGCGGAGATCGCGCCGGTCGATGGCGTCGTGCTGGGGTCGCAGGCGCAGAACATGGCGGTGAGCGTGGACGTCGCGCCGCTGGACTAG
- a CDS encoding Ku protein codes for MAARAYWQGQIRLALVSIPVEIYAATKSGAAVSFKQIHEPTGKPIHYEKIVTGVGPVDTDEIMKGYEVSKGEFVLLEQDEIDAVKLESKKTLELTQFVDASEIDVLYYEKPYFVVPADDLAEESFIVLREALRRTKKVGLGQLAMRGREYVVSLKPCGRGMVLETLRYADEVNKAQSYFREIPDSKPDADLLDLAEALIDKKSGTFDPQEFHDRYVDALKDLVARKRKAKGGKVIEEKDDGGGKSGSNVVDLMAALKKSMEKSGATPASPKKAPAKKAAAKKASAAKTAAKKRA; via the coding sequence ATGGCCGCACGCGCTTACTGGCAAGGACAGATCCGGCTCGCGCTCGTGTCGATCCCGGTCGAGATCTATGCCGCGACCAAAAGCGGCGCGGCGGTATCGTTCAAGCAGATCCACGAACCCACCGGCAAGCCGATCCACTACGAAAAGATCGTCACCGGCGTCGGCCCGGTCGACACCGACGAGATCATGAAGGGATATGAGGTATCGAAGGGCGAATTCGTGCTGCTGGAGCAGGACGAGATCGATGCGGTGAAGCTCGAATCGAAGAAGACGCTGGAGCTGACGCAGTTCGTCGATGCGAGCGAGATCGACGTGCTCTATTACGAAAAGCCCTATTTCGTCGTGCCGGCCGACGACCTGGCGGAAGAGTCGTTCATCGTGCTGCGGGAGGCGCTGCGGCGGACCAAGAAGGTCGGGCTGGGCCAGCTGGCGATGCGGGGCCGCGAATATGTCGTCAGCCTGAAGCCGTGCGGCCGCGGCATGGTGCTGGAAACGCTGCGCTACGCCGACGAGGTCAACAAGGCGCAGAGCTATTTCCGCGAAATCCCCGACAGCAAGCCGGACGCCGACCTGCTCGACCTGGCCGAGGCGCTGATCGACAAGAAGAGCGGGACCTTCGATCCGCAGGAATTCCACGACCGCTACGTCGATGCGCTGAAGGACCTCGTCGCGCGCAAGCGCAAGGCGAAGGGCGGCAAGGTCATCGAAGAGAAGGACGATGGCGGCGGCAAGTCCGGCAGCAACGTCGTCGACCTGATGGCGGCGTTGAAGAAGTCGATGGAAAAATCGGGCGCGACTCCGGCGTCCCCGAAAAAGGCGCCGGCGAAGAAGGCCGCGGCGAAAAAGGCTTCGGCAGCGAAGACGGCGGCCAAGAAGCGTGCCTGA
- the ligD gene encoding DNA ligase D — MPDPLARYNAKRDFAKTAEPAGTLAPGHGNSFMVQKHDATRLHWDFRLEVDGVLKSWAVTRGPSLDPGEKRLAVRTEDHPLSYATFEGTIPAGEYGGGTVMLWDRGTWAPIAGKSASDLEKGHLHFTLDGERMKGEWLLIRLKPRAKEKRENWLLRKIDDAFAGGTDTLVEEALTSVATGRTMAAIASGKAPPAAKRKARGKPAAATTPKRRGAGKAMPAFREPQLCTLVDSVPAGGGWLHEVKYDGYRALVAIGGGKARVYTRSGLDWSDKFAAIADAAAALPVDSALIDGEIVAFKDGRPDFSTLKDAIADGGDMTLFAFDLLACDGEDLTGLPTVERKDRLQAMIANGPRIQFAEHVLGSGEELFATMCREGLEGVVSKRADAPYAGARNRTWLKAKCIQRQEFVIVGWTPSTKSRGFKSLLLGVREGKGFRYAGKVGTGFDQALMADLSDRLADLSVDTPSVDAASLAAHKAALRGAKWVRPKLVAEIAFAEVTPDKVLRHSSFLGLRGDKAAKEVVAEVPEPAPAAPAVHVTVSNRDRVIFPESDVTKGELADYYAQMSPIMLPWAGRRPVSLVRCPQGRAKACFFQKHDAGSFGEQVHHVDVREKDGSVEPYLYVDDTDGLVACVQMGTIEFHGWGSSIDDLEKPDRLVIDLDPDEGLDFADTKRAADHVSAQLAELGLVSFPLLSGGKGVHVVVPLTPQAEWPAVRDFADRFARALSAAEPDRFVAVMTKAKRKGKIFIDYLRNQRGSTAIMPYSARARAGAPVAAPVSWTELRDIDTAARWGVRDATELLERATSRALAGWGVADQVLPDL, encoded by the coding sequence GTGCCTGACCCGCTTGCCCGCTACAACGCCAAGCGCGATTTTGCGAAGACCGCCGAGCCGGCGGGTACGTTGGCGCCGGGTCACGGCAACAGCTTCATGGTGCAGAAGCATGATGCGACGCGGCTGCACTGGGACTTCCGGCTGGAGGTGGACGGCGTCCTGAAAAGCTGGGCGGTGACGCGGGGCCCCAGCCTGGACCCCGGCGAGAAGCGGCTGGCGGTGCGGACCGAGGATCATCCGCTGTCCTATGCCACGTTCGAAGGGACGATCCCGGCGGGCGAATATGGCGGCGGCACGGTGATGCTGTGGGATCGCGGCACCTGGGCGCCGATCGCGGGCAAGTCGGCGAGCGATCTGGAGAAAGGCCACCTGCACTTCACGCTCGACGGCGAGCGGATGAAGGGGGAATGGCTGCTGATCCGCCTGAAGCCGCGGGCCAAGGAGAAGCGCGAGAACTGGCTGTTGCGCAAGATCGACGATGCGTTCGCGGGCGGCACCGACACGCTGGTCGAAGAGGCGCTAACCAGCGTCGCCACCGGCCGGACGATGGCGGCGATCGCGAGTGGCAAGGCCCCGCCCGCGGCGAAGCGGAAGGCGCGCGGCAAGCCTGCCGCCGCCACGACGCCGAAACGCCGCGGCGCCGGCAAGGCGATGCCGGCGTTCCGCGAACCGCAGCTGTGCACCCTGGTCGACAGCGTGCCGGCTGGCGGCGGCTGGCTGCACGAGGTGAAATACGACGGCTATCGCGCGCTGGTCGCCATCGGCGGGGGCAAGGCCAGGGTCTATACCCGCAGCGGCCTCGACTGGAGCGACAAGTTCGCCGCCATCGCCGACGCCGCGGCGGCGCTGCCGGTCGATTCGGCGCTGATCGACGGCGAAATCGTCGCGTTCAAGGACGGGCGCCCCGACTTTTCGACGCTGAAGGATGCGATCGCGGACGGCGGCGACATGACGCTGTTCGCCTTCGACCTGCTCGCCTGCGACGGCGAGGACCTGACCGGCCTGCCGACGGTCGAGCGCAAGGACCGGCTGCAGGCGATGATCGCCAATGGACCGCGCATCCAGTTCGCCGAGCATGTGCTGGGGTCGGGCGAGGAATTGTTCGCGACGATGTGCCGCGAGGGGCTGGAGGGCGTCGTGTCGAAGCGCGCCGATGCGCCTTATGCCGGCGCGCGCAACAGGACGTGGCTGAAGGCGAAGTGCATCCAGCGGCAGGAATTCGTCATCGTCGGCTGGACGCCATCCACCAAGAGCCGCGGCTTCAAGTCGCTGCTGCTCGGGGTGCGGGAAGGCAAGGGCTTCCGCTATGCGGGCAAGGTCGGCACCGGATTCGACCAGGCGCTGATGGCGGACCTGTCCGACCGGCTCGCCGACCTGAGCGTCGATACGCCATCGGTCGATGCGGCCAGCCTGGCAGCGCACAAGGCGGCGTTGCGCGGGGCGAAATGGGTCCGGCCGAAGCTGGTCGCGGAAATCGCCTTTGCCGAAGTGACGCCGGACAAGGTGCTGCGCCACTCCAGCTTCCTGGGGCTGCGCGGCGACAAGGCAGCGAAGGAGGTGGTCGCGGAGGTTCCCGAGCCGGCGCCCGCCGCGCCGGCGGTGCACGTGACGGTCAGCAACCGCGATCGCGTGATCTTTCCGGAGAGCGACGTCACCAAGGGCGAGCTGGCGGATTATTATGCGCAGATGTCGCCGATCATGCTGCCCTGGGCGGGGCGGCGCCCGGTCAGCCTGGTGCGCTGTCCGCAGGGCCGGGCCAAGGCCTGCTTTTTCCAGAAGCACGATGCGGGCAGTTTCGGCGAACAGGTCCACCATGTCGACGTGCGCGAAAAGGATGGGTCGGTGGAGCCGTACCTGTATGTCGACGACACGGACGGCCTAGTCGCCTGCGTACAGATGGGGACGATCGAATTCCACGGTTGGGGATCGTCGATCGACGATCTGGAAAAGCCCGACCGGCTGGTGATCGACCTCGACCCCGACGAGGGGCTGGATTTCGCCGACACCAAGCGTGCGGCGGACCATGTCAGCGCGCAACTGGCGGAATTGGGGCTGGTCAGCTTTCCGTTGCTGTCGGGCGGCAAGGGCGTCCACGTCGTCGTGCCGCTGACGCCGCAGGCGGAATGGCCCGCGGTGAGGGACTTCGCCGACCGCTTCGCGCGGGCGCTGTCGGCGGCGGAGCCCGACCGCTTCGTCGCGGTGATGACCAAGGCGAAACGCAAGGGCAAGATCTTCATCGACTATCTGCGCAACCAGCGCGGCAGCACCGCGATCATGCCCTATTCGGCGCGGGCGCGGGCCGGCGCGCCGGTCGCGGCGCCGGTGTCGTGGACCGAATTGCGCGACATCGACACCGCGGCCCGCTGGGGCGTGCGCGATGCGACCGAATTGCTGGAACGCGCCACATCGCGCGCGCTGGCGGGATGGGGCGTGGCGGATCAGGTGCTGCCCGATCTGTGA
- the fabI gene encoding enoyl-ACP reductase FabI: MAGKRGLIMGLANDKSLAWGIAKQLSEHGAELAFSYQGAAMEKRVRPLAEQLGVARLFDCDVSDMAALDATFDRLGQEWPTIDFVVHAIGFSDKSQLRGRYYDTTLDNFLMTMNISAYSLVAVAQRARRMMPDGGSILTLTYYGAEKVIPHYNVMGVAKAALETSVKYLAVDLGPDNIRINAISAGPIQTLAARGIGDFNYILKWNELNAPLRRTVTIEDVGGAGLYMLSDLASGVTGEIHHVDAGYNVIGMKAEDAPDIALA, translated from the coding sequence ATGGCTGGCAAGCGTGGGTTGATCATGGGCCTGGCGAACGACAAGTCGCTGGCCTGGGGCATTGCCAAGCAATTGTCCGAACATGGCGCGGAACTCGCCTTTTCCTACCAGGGCGCGGCGATGGAAAAGCGCGTGCGCCCGCTGGCCGAACAGCTGGGCGTGGCGCGGCTGTTCGACTGCGACGTGTCCGACATGGCGGCACTCGATGCGACGTTCGACCGCCTCGGCCAGGAGTGGCCGACGATCGACTTCGTCGTCCATGCCATCGGCTTTTCCGACAAGTCGCAGCTGCGTGGGCGCTATTACGACACCACGCTCGACAATTTCCTGATGACGATGAACATCTCCGCCTATTCGCTGGTGGCGGTGGCGCAGCGCGCGCGGCGGATGATGCCCGATGGCGGATCGATCCTGACGCTGACCTATTACGGCGCGGAAAAGGTCATTCCGCATTACAACGTCATGGGCGTCGCCAAGGCCGCGCTGGAGACGAGCGTCAAATATCTGGCGGTCGACCTAGGCCCGGACAATATTCGCATCAACGCGATTTCCGCAGGGCCGATCCAGACGCTGGCGGCGCGCGGCATCGGCGATTTCAACTATATCCTGAAGTGGAACGAGCTGAACGCCCCGCTGCGCCGCACGGTGACGATCGAGGACGTCGGCGGCGCGGGCCTCTACATGCTCAGCGACCTGGCGAGCGGCGTGACCGGCGAAATCCACCATGTCGATGCCGGGTACAACGTCATCGGCATGAAGGCAGAGGATGCGCCGGATATCGCGCTGGCGTGA
- the aroC gene encoding chorismate synthase produces the protein MSINSFGHLFRFTTWGESHGPAIGAVVDGCPPGLRLSEADVQPWLDKRRPGTSRFTTQRREPDQVRILSGVFEGRTTGTPISLMIENVDQRSKDYSEVALAYRPGHADYAYDAKYGFRDYRGGGRSSARETASRVAAGAVARLVIPQVRVRGWVEAIGGDAIDYAAFDDAAIDGNPFFCPDPAAAIRWEALVDGARKAGSSLGAVVACEAGGVPAGWGAPLYAKLDAELAHACMGINAVKGVEIGDGFAAAALTGEANADAMRPGDAGPEFLANHAGGITGGIATGQPIRLRVAFKPTSSILTPVATIDRDGAAADIATRGRHDPCVGIRGVPVVEAMMALVLADQALLHRGQTGR, from the coding sequence GTGAGCATCAACAGTTTCGGCCACCTGTTCCGCTTTACCACCTGGGGCGAGAGCCATGGGCCGGCGATCGGTGCGGTGGTGGATGGCTGCCCGCCCGGATTGCGGCTGAGTGAGGCCGACGTACAGCCGTGGCTCGACAAGCGGCGCCCCGGCACATCGCGCTTCACGACGCAGCGGCGCGAGCCGGACCAGGTACGCATCCTGTCCGGCGTGTTCGAGGGGCGGACGACCGGCACGCCGATCAGCCTGATGATCGAGAATGTCGACCAACGGTCGAAGGATTATTCGGAGGTGGCGCTCGCCTATCGCCCCGGCCACGCCGATTATGCCTATGACGCCAAATACGGATTTCGCGACTATCGCGGCGGCGGCCGGTCGTCGGCGCGCGAAACCGCATCGCGCGTCGCGGCGGGTGCCGTCGCACGGCTGGTGATCCCGCAGGTGCGCGTGCGCGGCTGGGTCGAGGCGATCGGCGGCGATGCGATCGACTATGCCGCGTTCGACGATGCGGCGATCGACGGCAATCCGTTCTTCTGTCCCGATCCCGCTGCCGCGATCCGCTGGGAGGCGCTGGTCGACGGCGCGCGCAAGGCCGGATCATCGCTGGGCGCGGTGGTGGCCTGCGAAGCCGGGGGCGTGCCCGCGGGATGGGGCGCGCCGCTCTATGCCAAGCTGGATGCCGAGCTGGCACATGCCTGTATGGGCATCAACGCGGTGAAGGGCGTCGAGATCGGCGACGGATTCGCGGCCGCGGCGCTGACCGGAGAGGCGAATGCCGACGCGATGCGTCCGGGTGACGCAGGGCCCGAATTCCTTGCGAACCACGCCGGCGGCATCACCGGGGGCATCGCGACCGGCCAGCCGATCCGGCTGCGTGTCGCGTTCAAGCCGACCAGTTCCATCCTGACGCCCGTGGCGACGATCGATCGCGATGGGGCGGCGGCCGATATCGCCACCCGGGGGCGCCACGACCCGTGCGTCGGCATCCGCGGCGTGCCCGTCGTGGAGGCGATGATGGCATTGGTATTGGCCGACCAGGCGTTGCTGCATCGGGGTCAGACGGGCCGCTAG
- a CDS encoding GNAT family N-acetyltransferase translates to MTIRPAGGGDVAAIDALLRHCFPAPAEAVLVRDLCIEGDMLLTLVADDAMSADLAGLVAFSRMAVTINDRPVAAAALAPIAVDPAWRHRGVADALIAAGLEHLEAAGIVLCFVLGDPAFYGRFGFAADIAAGFSSPYAGEHFMALPLQGGLIPCGVRGNAAHAAAFARLGTSA, encoded by the coding sequence ATGACGATCCGGCCGGCTGGCGGCGGTGACGTCGCGGCCATCGATGCATTGCTGCGCCACTGTTTCCCGGCGCCGGCCGAGGCCGTTCTTGTGCGGGACCTCTGCATCGAGGGCGACATGCTGCTGACCCTGGTGGCGGATGACGCCATGTCGGCGGATCTGGCGGGACTGGTCGCCTTCAGCCGGATGGCGGTGACGATCAACGACCGCCCCGTCGCGGCAGCGGCGCTGGCGCCGATCGCGGTCGACCCGGCGTGGCGACACCGGGGCGTGGCGGATGCGCTGATCGCGGCGGGGCTGGAACATCTGGAGGCCGCAGGGATCGTGCTGTGCTTCGTGCTCGGCGATCCGGCCTTCTATGGCCGCTTCGGCTTTGCGGCGGATATCGCCGCAGGGTTCTCATCGCCTTATGCCGGTGAGCATTTCATGGCGCTGCCGTTGCAGGGTGGCTTGATCCCCTGCGGCGTTCGCGGCAACGCCGCCCATGCGGCGGCCTTCGCCCGATTGGGGACCAGCGCGTGA